The genomic segment CAGCATCTGGGCATTCCACAGGAGGGAAGCCAGGACGGTCAGCTGACCTTGTGATAGCATACAATACTACACTACAAATAAGGAGATTGGACAAATGGGAAGACTATTCGGAACAGACGGCGCAAGAGGTGTGGCGATTACGGAGCTGACCTGTGAGCTTGCGATGCAGATCGGCAGAGCGGCGGCACTGGTGCTGACCCGGAAGATGAATCACAAGCCGATGATCTATATCGGCAAGGATACCCGGATTTCCTCGGATATTCTGGAAGCTGCCCTGGCGGCAGGCATCTGCTCTGTGGGAGCCAATGCGGAGCTGCTGGGCGTTGTGCCCACGCCGGCTGTGGCGACCCTTGTCCGGCTCAATGCGGCGGATGCCGGAGTGATGATCTCCGCCTCCCACAACAGCGTGGAATTCAACGGCATCAAGCTGTTTTCCTCCACGGGCTATAAGCTGTCCGATGAAATCGAGGAGGAGATCGAGGCGCTGATCCTGGATCACCCGGAGCAGATCAAGCTCCAGTCCCATACCAACGTGGGGCGCATCAGCGTGTACCAGGACGCACAGCGGGACTATATTCGTTATATCCAGAAGGCGATCCATACGGATCTGAAGGGGCTGCGGGTAGCCCTGGACTGTGCCAACGGCAGTGCTTCTGCCACAGCAAAGAAGCTGTTTGAGGGTATGGGGGCAGAGGTGCTGATGGTCTGCGATCAGCCCGACGGCAGCAACATCAACGCCGACTGCGGCTCCACCCATACGGAAAACCTTATGGAGTTTGTACCGGAGCATCAGTGCGACTTGGGTCTTGCTTTCGACGGGGATGCGGATCGGTGCCTGGCGGTGGACGAAAAGGGCGAGTTGGTGGACGGCGACAAGCTGATTGCCATTTTCGCCAAGGCATACAAGGATCAGAACAAGCTGAAGAACAATGCCGCTGTGGTTACGGTGATGACCAACCTGGGTTTCCAGCATTTTGCGGCAGCAGCCGGCATTGACGTGGTGGTTGCATCCGTCGGCGACCGGTATGTGCTGGAGAAAATGCTGGACGGAGGCTATAACATTGGCGGCGAGCAAAGTGGTCACATTATCTTCTTGGATGAGGCTACCACCGGAGACGGACAGCTATCCGGCGCAAAGCTGATGGAGATCATGGCGCAGACCGGCAAGAAGCTCAGTGAGCTTGCCACTGTGATGGAGCATTTCCCACAGGTGATGATCAACGTCAAGATCGCCGCAAAGGATCGGGAAATGTGGAAGAATGACCCGGATATCACTGGACTGATCGCAAAGCGTGAGGAGGAA from the Ruminococcus champanellensis 18P13 = JCM 17042 genome contains:
- the glmM gene encoding phosphoglucosamine mutase, which encodes MGRLFGTDGARGVAITELTCELAMQIGRAAALVLTRKMNHKPMIYIGKDTRISSDILEAALAAGICSVGANAELLGVVPTPAVATLVRLNAADAGVMISASHNSVEFNGIKLFSSTGYKLSDEIEEEIEALILDHPEQIKLQSHTNVGRISVYQDAQRDYIRYIQKAIHTDLKGLRVALDCANGSASATAKKLFEGMGAEVLMVCDQPDGSNINADCGSTHTENLMEFVPEHQCDLGLAFDGDADRCLAVDEKGELVDGDKLIAIFAKAYKDQNKLKNNAAVVTVMTNLGFQHFAAAAGIDVVVASVGDRYVLEKMLDGGYNIGGEQSGHIIFLDEATTGDGQLSGAKLMEIMAQTGKKLSELATVMEHFPQVMINVKIAAKDREMWKNDPDITGLIAKREEELGDTGRILVRESGTEPLIRVMLEGRDFRLINTFAMEIADKIREKVGR